One Pseudomonas abieticivorans genomic region harbors:
- a CDS encoding aminotransferase class IV encodes MTIIKADHIMLNDPAHVRLAHEPQYGHGSAFIHGTYVDIDNAAIPMSDLGFTQADACYDVVSVSKGYLFRLEDHLARFESACRKFQLTNPYTQAQTVEILENLIKQAGTKEAYVWWAVTRGFMPDGKDRINPAAYENRFYAFVVPYVFISDDEQRARGLDVLVSKLFIRIPPKAVDPTAKNFHWMDLKLSLFEAQAAHKEWSVLCDADGYLTEAPGSNIFLIKDGALYTPDSGCLEGITRKTTLELADELGLPLHVERVHVEQLLNADEAFLTSTAGGVMPINSVDERVLGGKAGPGELTTQLHNLYWTKRWDGWLGTAVDYDTPATA; translated from the coding sequence GAGCCCCAATACGGTCACGGCTCGGCTTTCATCCACGGCACGTACGTGGACATCGACAACGCTGCCATCCCGATGTCGGACCTGGGCTTCACCCAGGCCGATGCCTGCTACGACGTGGTCAGCGTCAGCAAGGGCTACCTGTTTCGCCTCGAAGACCACCTGGCGCGTTTCGAAAGCGCCTGCCGCAAGTTCCAGCTGACCAACCCCTACACCCAGGCACAAACCGTCGAAATCCTCGAAAACCTGATCAAGCAGGCGGGCACCAAGGAAGCCTATGTCTGGTGGGCCGTGACCCGTGGTTTCATGCCCGATGGCAAAGACCGCATCAACCCTGCGGCCTATGAAAACCGCTTCTACGCCTTCGTGGTGCCTTACGTGTTCATCAGCGATGACGAACAACGCGCCCGTGGCCTGGACGTGCTGGTCAGCAAGTTGTTCATTCGTATCCCACCCAAGGCTGTGGACCCTACCGCCAAGAACTTCCACTGGATGGACCTCAAGTTGTCCCTGTTCGAAGCCCAGGCGGCGCACAAAGAGTGGTCGGTGTTGTGTGATGCCGATGGCTACCTCACCGAAGCCCCGGGCTCGAACATCTTCCTGATCAAGGATGGCGCGCTGTACACCCCCGACTCCGGGTGCCTGGAGGGCATCACCCGCAAGACCACCCTGGAACTGGCCGACGAACTGGGCCTGCCACTGCACGTGGAACGCGTGCACGTCGAGCAACTGCTTAACGCCGACGAGGCGTTCTTGACCTCCACCGCCGGTGGCGTGATGCCAATCAACAGCGTCGACGAACGCGTGCTGGGCGGCAAGGCTGGCCCAGGTGAACTGACTACCCAACTGCACAACCTGTACTGGACCAAGCGCTGGGACGGCTGGTTGGGTACCGCGGTTGACTATGACACACCCGCCACGGCTTGA